CTGCCCCCAGCAGGGGTGAGGCCAGAGATTTCAGGCAGGAATTGGGGGGATTCTCTGCCCTGCCCCACTCCTCCCCAAGGCAGTGATGACCCCCCACACACTGGTAGCCACCCCTCCCAAAAGAGATCAATTGTGGCCAACCCCCAACTCTCctagtgggaggaggaggtggatcAGGCAGATGGGAGGGAAACCCCATGGGAATGTCAGTTGAGTGCCCCACATGAAAACTGGGGAGCAGGAATGTGGGGAGAATCCCCGAGTGGCAGAATTATTGGTCCATCATAACATACTGAACTCCAAGACACTTACATAccagctgggggagggagagggtaCAAGAGGTTTGGAAAATGAGGGTAAGGGAGGCAAACTGGACTAGAAGAGCTAGGAGGAGGCAATGCTGGGGGACAGAGCAGCCTGGTCCCCCAAAAGCCCAGGCTCCCCACCATCTGCAAGTAATGTCGTGCAAATGAAAATGTGATACAAGGACTAATGGGGACTAACTCCtcagtaaaaaaagaaacaccagttGAGAGAAGAGTGatggaacaaaaagaaatggaaagggatGGCAGTATGTAATGATACGCTAATTAACATGCTGGACACTCCCAAAGACCTTGGGATTCTTAGGACCAAGTGGGGCCAGTCTCAGAGCCTCCCAATGGATGCAAACAAGATGCACCtaaggaagcctggacaggtgctttttgttttttgtggtcttttttgagggcagggcagagggagcATGAccgggagagggaggaggaaaggacggccagggtgggaggaaggatcAGCTAAATCtgagggaagaagaaggagaggagagggactaTTGCATAGCAGATGCAAATGAAGGGACTTGGGGCTAgtcaggaagaaagggaaagggaaggaaggcaaGAGAGAGGAGGTGAAGGGAACCTCAGGAAGGGGTGTTAAGGACAACCAGAAAAATCTTCTAGTAATAAAACTACAAACagaccaaatatatataatattatatatgtataaataacagCTGGCTATTTACAGGGggacacacacacggacacacacacgcACGGATCCAGGGAAGGGGGGGGCTGAAAGATATGGCTGAGAGGTGGAGGAACGGCTGAGGGTGGGGGGAGAGGCCCTTCTCTAGGCAGGGCAGACTCCTCAGGGATTTAAGTGCTGAAGTAAACTGtggagagaggggaagaagatgaggaagagggagaggggagggagagagggagaaagaaagaaagcagtgtgtcaggcctggccctgctccaatcctccccactccccagctgGCTGGCACCCCTACCCCTCTCTTggactcagtttctccatctacaAAGCAAGGGGTTAGACAGGTAGGTTCTGAGGTCCCTTCAGTTCCATGGTATGGCCTTGAGGCCACATACCCTAATCCTCTGAGCCTGAGGCCACAAGCTCTCAAATAATGGGGTGGTTGGCTTCCTGGTCACGTCTCAAGCCCCTGGgcctttcctttctcccactcCTCAATTCCAGGGCTCTCAGATTGGGCTCTTAGGCCCAAAGGGTCCTCAATGGATACACcaacttttctatttctaaatgtTAACGAAACTGCCAAGAACCAGGCAAAATGCAGGCTAAATAACATCAAAGTTTTTGGCTCTAGATGAATCAGAATTGCCATTAGCAGCTATATGTGTTTTTGGCTGAAGAGTAAAAACTAGGTTAATGACCTTCAAAACCCAGAATCCACTGGGGAAACCTCTCCAGGGAAAGGGCCCCGGCCATTCCCAGCCTACTCACctatgatgatgatgaggatgatggcGCAAATCACTCCCAAGATGATCATCATCTGGGGGTGAGAGGAGAGGATCAGCGAGACTAACTATGATACCCCATTCACCCGCCAGTCCTCCTTCCTGTCCCCATCCTTACCTTGAGGTTTTTCCACCAGTATTTGCGCTTGAGCTTGGCTGCACTTGTTTCAAACTGGGAGGCCCCTGCCTGGAGTGCATCTGCACGGTCGTCCAGCTCCGACAGCTTCTGGTCCCGCTCCAGGACCTTGTCCACGTTCACCCTCATGATGTCCACCACCTGGGAGAAGGGCCCACGGGGCAAGGGGGTGTGCCAAGGCCCACCTCATGAGGGCAATCCTCAAACATGTGCCCACCGTGCCACACATGGAACATGCACCCTGATGCTGCCAGGTTAACATGCCAAGGACACACACAGTACATGCCTAGCACACCTGGGGACACGCAAGGAGCACACATCAGGGGATTGCTGGTGACATCTCAGATATCATAGCAACACCCTCCCTCTATGGCGCCTCAGGCGCTCTGTCCATCACCAGAGCACACCTGCCTAGGCTGGCACACCCCAGGCTAGCAAAGCTGATTAACACCCCCAGCACCCTTCCAAGTGCGTGCTGACAGGGAGACACGGATGGGGCAAGGTATCTTTGTCCGCAAACCCACAGGCTTCCTGTCATCACTCCCAAACCAACATGGGCCCCTACACCTAAACGCCAACCCCCAGAGTCCTTTCTACTGCTTTTGACTCCCACCACACTCACCTCATCCACCTGGGCCTGGGTCTGCTGCAGTCTCCTGTTACTGGTGAGGTTTGGAGGGGGTGCAGGGGGGCCACCCTCCCCAGCCGGGGCGGCAGGGGGGGCCGTGGCAGCGGTAGCAGACCTGAGGAGCAGGGACGGATTAAGACCCAGGGCCTGCAGTCTCCCGGCCCTGCAGCCAGGGCTCCGcccatccacctgtccatcctCGTCCCTC
The Papio anubis isolate 15944 chromosome 17, Panubis1.0, whole genome shotgun sequence genome window above contains:
- the VAMP2 gene encoding vesicle-associated membrane protein 2 codes for the protein MSATAATAPPAAPAGEGGPPAPPPNLTSNRRLQQTQAQVDEVVDIMRVNVDKVLERDQKLSELDDRADALQAGASQFETSAAKLKRKYWWKNLKMMIILGVICAIILIIIIVYFST